The Exiguobacterium aurantiacum DSM 6208 genome includes a window with the following:
- the mutY gene encoding A/G-specific adenine glycosylase — translation MLDLDKLFTNYNVHEFNINLVTWFNREKRDLPWRHEKNPYRVWVSEVMLQQTRVDTVIPYYNRFMERFPTIEDLAVAESEEVVKYWEGLGYYSRVRNLHTAVKEVVAVYDGIVPEEKERFEKLKGVGPYTTGAVLSIAYNQPEPAVDGNVMRVMSRQFGIYDDIALPKTRKRFEQVVRRLMDPSHASDFNEGVMELGATVCTPKNPMCSLCPVQDHCYAYTHNVQDELPVKTKKGAARIEMYDALLCRRDGRTAYVKRPDTGLLAGMWQYPLTERGTGEQFNGTYVGQVKHVFSHIVWYLDLYEIETLPEGDWVWLDESGRDVVSVSVAQQKLEQMAGARDETV, via the coding sequence ATGCTTGATCTTGATAAATTGTTCACAAATTATAATGTTCATGAATTTAACATAAACTTAGTGACATGGTTCAACCGTGAAAAACGGGATTTGCCGTGGCGACATGAAAAAAATCCGTACCGGGTTTGGGTGAGCGAGGTCATGCTACAACAGACGCGCGTCGATACGGTCATCCCTTACTATAACCGGTTCATGGAACGCTTCCCGACAATCGAAGACTTAGCGGTAGCCGAGTCCGAAGAAGTCGTCAAGTATTGGGAAGGACTCGGTTACTATTCTCGTGTCCGCAACCTCCATACAGCGGTCAAAGAAGTGGTCGCCGTCTATGACGGCATCGTCCCAGAGGAGAAGGAACGGTTTGAGAAGTTGAAAGGGGTCGGTCCGTATACGACCGGGGCGGTGCTTTCCATCGCTTACAATCAACCGGAACCGGCCGTCGACGGAAACGTCATGCGCGTCATGTCCCGTCAATTCGGGATTTACGATGATATCGCTCTTCCCAAGACACGGAAACGGTTCGAACAAGTCGTACGGCGGCTTATGGACCCAAGTCATGCCTCTGATTTCAACGAAGGCGTCATGGAACTCGGAGCGACGGTATGCACGCCGAAAAATCCGATGTGTTCGCTCTGTCCGGTCCAAGATCACTGTTATGCCTATACCCATAACGTCCAAGATGAACTCCCAGTCAAAACGAAAAAAGGGGCGGCCCGCATCGAGATGTATGATGCGCTCCTTTGCCGCCGTGATGGACGGACCGCTTACGTGAAGCGACCTGATACCGGTCTTCTGGCAGGAATGTGGCAATATCCGCTTACGGAGCGTGGAACGGGGGAACAGTTTAACGGAACCTACGTTGGACAAGTGAAGCACGTGTTTTCACACATCGTCTGGTATCTCGATTTGTACGAGATCGAGACGTTGCCAGAAGGTGACTGGGTGTGGCTCGATGAAAGTGGGCGCGATGTGGTGAGCGTGTCGGTCGCCCAACAAAAATTAGAACAGATGGCAGGTGCGAGGGATGAGACAGTTTAA
- a CDS encoding metal-dependent hydrolase, with amino-acid sequence MDTATHIGMGLGLSALATLSPELSGDAQMFLAMTATALVGSHAPDFDTVFKLKGNSTYLRQHRGRSHGITALLAWPIIVSAVIGTVLGVNPATLWIMAQIAVLLHVTVDLFNAYGTQALQPFSKKWIGWGVIGTFDPYLFSAYYGAYVLWLITGATVPIFALLIALVISYYAIQFKLRNRALATVARHFAGAHELFISPGIGWDDWHVAVRFRDGLGAVKVKKGTVIECGRFRDKPMPGEDDLHFVEARKNADLQSFLEFSKIHTYTVTRHNGMIEYRFTNLRYFSKDIYPFVAVVIVDEVTNEVLSSFTGWVFSEESLQKKLAYE; translated from the coding sequence TTGGATACTGCTACTCACATTGGGATGGGGCTCGGCTTAAGTGCCCTAGCGACGCTCAGCCCGGAATTGTCCGGCGACGCACAGATGTTTCTCGCCATGACAGCGACCGCACTCGTCGGTTCGCACGCTCCGGACTTCGATACTGTCTTCAAACTTAAAGGAAATAGCACGTATTTGCGCCAGCACCGCGGTCGTTCACATGGAATCACCGCACTCCTTGCTTGGCCGATCATCGTCAGCGCGGTCATTGGGACTGTGCTTGGCGTCAACCCCGCCACTTTATGGATCATGGCTCAAATCGCGGTACTGTTACACGTCACCGTCGACTTGTTCAACGCCTACGGGACGCAGGCCCTCCAACCATTCTCGAAGAAATGGATTGGCTGGGGCGTCATCGGGACGTTCGATCCGTACTTGTTCTCGGCCTATTACGGGGCATATGTATTATGGCTCATCACAGGGGCGACTGTCCCGATTTTTGCATTGCTCATTGCGCTTGTGATCAGTTATTACGCTATCCAGTTCAAGTTGCGTAATCGCGCTTTGGCCACGGTGGCGCGCCACTTCGCCGGAGCCCATGAACTCTTCATCTCACCCGGGATCGGTTGGGACGACTGGCACGTCGCCGTCCGTTTCCGTGACGGATTAGGTGCCGTCAAAGTGAAGAAAGGGACAGTCATCGAATGCGGTCGTTTCCGTGACAAGCCGATGCCTGGAGAAGATGACCTTCATTTCGTCGAGGCGCGTAAAAATGCGGACCTTCAATCGTTTCTCGAGTTCTCGAAGATTCACACGTATACGGTCACACGCCATAACGGTATGATCGAGTATCGTTTCACGAACTTGCGTTATTTCTCGAAAGACATCTATCCGTTCGTCGCCGTCGTC